In Lotus japonicus ecotype B-129 chromosome 5, LjGifu_v1.2, one genomic interval encodes:
- the LOC130717763 gene encoding carbon catabolite repressor protein 4 homolog 1-like gives MLTVLRVHLPSDIPIVGCELTPYVLIRRPDTNINNDDVPETAPVGGHFLRYKWYRVHSDKKVAVCSIHPSEQATLQCLACTKANIPVSKSYHCTTKCFSNAWQHHRVLHERAANAANENGNEEEEVFGRFNSSGSGVINSNLSASALSASLTNGFAAPLYPAAVPKRLGGESWHEVGRSKTYIPTADDIGHVLKFECAVVDAETKLPVGHVNTILTSHVIHAPSPIPRRMIRVDGTGHLDANGRQSSSGTFTILSYNILSEACASNALYNYCPPWALSWPYRRQSLLREIVGYRADIICLQEVQSDHYDEYFAPELDKHGYNGLFKRKTTEVSNGNTNTIDGCATFFRRDRFSHVKKYEVEFNKAAQSLTDAMVPTAQKKIALSRLVKDNVALIVVLEAKANNQGVDNPGKKQLFCVANTHVNVQHDLKDVKLWQVHTLLKGLEKIAASADIPMLVCGDFNSVPGSAPHALLAMGKVDPSHPDLAVDPLNILHPHSKLVHQLPLVSAYSSFARTVGHGFEQHKRRLDGGTNEPLFTNVTRDFIGTLDYIFYTADSLVVESLLELLDEESLRKDTALPSPEWPSDHIALLAEFRCTRNKSRR, from the exons ATGCTGACCGTGCTGCGGGTGCACCTGCCTTCCGATATTCCCATTGTTGGCTGCGAGCTCACGCCTTACGTTCTCATTCGCCGCCCCGATACCAACATTAACAACGATGATGTTCCTGAAACCGCTCCCGTTGGTGGCCATTTCTTGCGATACAAGTG GTATCGTGTACATAGTGATAAAAAGGTCGCTGTCTGTAGCATACATCCATCTGAGCAGGCCACTCTGCAGTGCTTAGCTTGTACTAAGGCCAACATACCTGTTTCCAAAAGTTACCATTGCACCACCAAATGTTTCTCAAATGCATGGCAGCATCATCGTGTCTTACATGAACGTGCAGCAAATGCTGCTAATGAAAATGgaaatgaagaggaggaagtatTTGGGCGCTTTAATAGTTCTGGTTCAGGGGTAATCAATTCCAACTTGTCTGCCTCTGCTTTAAGTGCTAGCTTGACAAATGGGTTTGCAGCACCTCTGTATCCAGCAGCTGTCCCAAAAAGACTTGGTGGTGAAAGTTGGCATGAAGTCGGACGATCCAAGACTTATATCCCAACTGCTGATGACATTGGTCATGTTCTTAAGTTTGAATGTGCTGTAGTTGATGCAGAGACAAAGTTGCCTGTTGGACATGTGAACACTATACTAACTTCGCATGTCATTCATGCTCCCTCTCCCATTCCACGGCGAATGATACGTGTTGATGGCACGGGGCATTTAGATGCAAATGGGCGTCAGTCATCTTCAGGAACTTTTACTATTCTGTCATACAATATATTGTCTGAAGCCTGTGCCTCAAATGCTCTGTATAATTATTGCCCTCCATGGGCTCTTTCTTGGCCATATCGGAGGCAAAGTTTGTTACGAGAAATTGTTGGTTACCGTGCAGATATTATCTGTCTTCAGGAG GTTCAAAGCGACCATTATGATGAGTATTTTGCTCCTGAACTGGACAAACATGGCTACAATGgtcttttcaagagaaaaacaaCTGAG GTATCTAATGGAAACACCAACACAATTGATGGTTGTGCGACATTTTTCCGTAGAGACAGATTCTCACATGTGAAAAAATATGAG GTTGAATTTAATAAGGCTGCTCAGTCTTTAACAGATGCTATGGTTCCAACTGCTCAGAAGAAAATTGCCTTGAGTCGGCTGGTTAAG GACAATGTTGCACTAATAGTGGTTCTAGAAGCAAAAGCTAACAATCAGGGAGTTGATAATCCTGGGAAAAAACAGCTTTTTTGTGTG GCAAATACACATGTAAACGTACAACACGATTTAAAAGATGTCAAACTCTGGCAg GTGCACACTCTCTTGAAAGGATTGGAGAAAATAGCTGCAAGCGCAGATATCCCCATGTTGGTTTGTGGAGATTTTAATTCAGTTCCAGGAAG TGCTCCTCATGCACTTCTTGCAATGGGGAAGGTAGATCCGTCACATCCTGATTTAGCAGTTGACCCACTTAATATTTTACACCCTCACAGCAAGTTGGTTCATCAGTTACCACTG GTCAGTGCATACTCATCTTTTGCAAGAACGGTTGGCCATGGATTTGAGCAGCATAAAAGGAGACTGGATGGTGGAACAAATGAACCTTTATTCACAAATGTCACTAGAGATTTTATTGGCACTCTAGATTACATATTTTACACAG CGGATTCATTGGTTGTGGAGTCATTGTTAGAGTTATTGGATGAGGAGAGTTTGAGGAAGGACACTGCACTTCCCTCACCCGAATGGCCCTCAGATCATATAGCTCTTTTAGCTGAGTTTCGCTGCACTAGGAATAAATCTAGACGTTGA
- the LOC130720365 gene encoding putative ripening-related protein 1: protein MKSFCTKLCFVFLIFLVITNCLYSEAQKCRPSGRIRGKKAPSGQCNKENDSDCCVQGKMYTTYECSPPVSVHTKAYLTLNSFEKGGDGGGPSECDNKYHPDDTPVVALSTGWFNHRSRCLNNITISANGRSVVAMVVDECDSTVGCDDDHDYQPPCPPNIVDASMAVWKALGVPHNQWGGLDITWSDA, encoded by the exons ATGAAGAGTTTTTGCACAAAGTTATGCTttgtttttctaatttttcttgTTATCACAAATTGCTTGTATTCTGAAGCACAAAAGTGCCGGCCAAGTGGAAGAATAAGAGGAAAGAAAGCCCCTTCAGGACAATGCAACAAAG AAAACGATTCTGATTGCTGCGTACAAGGAAAAATGTACACAACTTATGAATGCTCTCCACCGGTGTCTGTTCACACCAAGGCATATCTTACTCTTAATAGTTTCGAAAAAGGTGGAGATGGAGGTGGTCCTTCAGAATGTGACAATAAGTACCATCCTGATGACACACCAGTAGTTGCACTTTCCACTGGATGGTTCAACCACAGGAGTAGATGCCTCAACAACATTACCATCAGTGCCAATGGAAGAAGTGTGGTGGCCATGGTTGTTGATGAGTGTGACTCTACCGTGGGATGTGATGATGACCATGATTACCAACCTCCTTGCCCACCCAACATTGTTGATGCTTCCATGGCTGTGTGGAAAGCCTTGGGTGTGCCTCATAATCAATGGGGTGGGCTGGACATTACATGGTCTGATGCTTGA